From one Candidatus Parcubacteria bacterium genomic stretch:
- a CDS encoding methyltransferase domain-containing protein: protein MKRTTCRISGEPLVELFSLGDLYISDFLPKEVAPRSEKVPLTMMLAPESGLVQLADTAPFDSMYEQYWYRSGTNESMVAELKDIALSTAKLMSLKPGDVFVDIACNDGTLLSFIDPGVTRIGFDPAKNTYREADQSRFNLFVNDYFTAKAYRESSFGDKKAKVVTTIAMFYDLEDPHSFVKDVKDIMDDNGLWVVQMSYLPLMLKQLAFDNICHEHIEYYSLESFKYLLDKHGMKIVDCQLNDVNGGSFRVYIRKNEADPTTFANAPYRDVAEARVESIFAYEKGLNLKDPQTYIDFYKKCCELRDQTLAFMHTEKAKGKTIWAYGASTKGNTLLQWWGIDNTLIDGIAERQPMKYGLKTVGTNISIASDEDMRAAKPDYLFVLPWHFIESFVRREKEFLERGGKFIVPCPRFEVIGK from the coding sequence ATGAAGCGCACAACCTGCCGCATTTCCGGCGAACCCTTGGTGGAGCTTTTTTCGTTAGGAGATCTCTATATCTCCGATTTCCTGCCGAAGGAAGTGGCGCCTCGCAGCGAGAAGGTGCCTCTCACGATGATGCTTGCCCCTGAATCCGGACTAGTACAGCTCGCAGATACTGCGCCCTTCGACAGCATGTACGAGCAATACTGGTATCGCTCGGGCACCAACGAGTCCATGGTGGCAGAGCTCAAGGATATCGCCCTCTCTACGGCCAAGCTGATGAGCCTCAAGCCTGGCGATGTGTTCGTAGATATCGCCTGCAATGACGGCACCCTCCTCTCCTTCATTGATCCGGGAGTGACCCGCATCGGCTTCGACCCGGCCAAGAATACGTATCGCGAGGCGGACCAGAGCCGCTTCAACCTCTTCGTCAACGACTACTTCACGGCCAAAGCCTATCGCGAGTCCTCCTTCGGTGATAAAAAAGCGAAAGTGGTCACCACCATCGCCATGTTCTACGATCTGGAAGACCCACACTCCTTTGTGAAGGATGTAAAAGATATCATGGACGACAACGGCCTCTGGGTGGTACAGATGAGCTATCTGCCGCTCATGCTCAAACAGCTCGCTTTCGACAACATCTGCCACGAGCACATAGAATACTATTCACTCGAATCCTTCAAATACCTCCTCGATAAGCATGGGATGAAGATAGTGGATTGCCAACTCAACGATGTGAACGGAGGCAGCTTCCGAGTATACATCCGCAAGAACGAGGCCGACCCGACCACCTTTGCCAACGCACCATACCGAGATGTCGCCGAGGCCCGCGTAGAATCCATCTTCGCCTACGAGAAAGGCCTCAACCTGAAAGACCCACAGACCTACATAGATTTCTACAAAAAGTGCTGCGAGCTACGCGACCAGACCCTCGCCTTCATGCACACAGAGAAAGCCAAAGGAAAGACTATTTGGGCTTACGGAGCTTCTACCAAAGGCAATACGCTCCTGCAGTGGTGGGGTATCGATAACACTCTCATCGACGGCATCGCTGAGCGCCAACCCATGAAATATGGACTGAAAACGGTAGGCACAAACATCTCCATCGCCTCAGATGAGGACATGCGCGCGGCCAAGCCCGATTATCTCTTTGTGCTCCCTTGGCACTTCATCGAATCCTTTGTGCGTCGCGAAAAAGAATTCCTGGAGCGTGGCGGCAAGTTCATAGTCCCCTGTCCTCGCTTCGAAGTAATTGGCAAGTAA
- a CDS encoding polyprenol monophosphomannose synthase, giving the protein MRYFTKNYMEKTVIVIPTYNEAENIVKIIPHVREFLPEVDILVVDDNSPDGTGNIVRSMMSTDAHLELLSRQGKEGLGKAYLNAFEEVMKDPSVEWIQMLDADFSHDPKYLPGMMALRQEADMIIGSRYVSGGGTVGWVFWRRLLSRWANFYCRVITEMPVNDTTAGFILMRKSFMREAHLERIRTRGHGFMMELKYRLWKKGARIIEVPVLLEDRHAGKSKMSKGVILEGLKAPWKMRFHTKI; this is encoded by the coding sequence ATGCGCTACTTTACCAAGAATTACATGGAGAAGACCGTCATCGTCATCCCGACCTATAACGAGGCGGAAAACATCGTCAAGATAATCCCACACGTGCGCGAATTTCTCCCCGAAGTAGACATCCTGGTAGTAGATGACAACTCTCCGGACGGCACGGGGAATATCGTGCGCTCGATGATGTCTACGGATGCTCATCTCGAGCTTTTGAGTCGCCAAGGGAAAGAAGGACTCGGCAAAGCTTATCTCAATGCCTTCGAGGAGGTCATGAAGGATCCCTCTGTGGAGTGGATCCAGATGTTGGATGCGGACTTCTCGCATGACCCCAAATACCTGCCGGGCATGATGGCGCTCAGGCAGGAGGCAGACATGATCATCGGCTCTCGCTATGTGTCGGGCGGCGGCACCGTCGGCTGGGTATTTTGGCGCAGGCTCCTCTCTCGTTGGGCCAATTTCTACTGTCGTGTAATCACCGAGATGCCAGTAAATGACACGACTGCGGGCTTCATCCTCATGCGCAAGAGCTTCATGCGCGAAGCGCACTTGGAACGCATCCGCACCAGGGGACACGGCTTTATGATGGAACTCAAGTATAGGCTTTGGAAAAAGGGCGCACGCATCATAGAGGTGCCCGTGCTTCTTGAGGACAGGCACGCAGGCAAGTCGAAGATGTCGAAAGGTGTCATTCTCGAGGGCCTAAAAGCTCCTTGGAAGATGCGCTTCCACACGAAGATATGA
- a CDS encoding class I SAM-dependent methyltransferase, whose amino-acid sequence MQKTTEQAGEWQEIWERSNWVDTVIDWGRTVYNFFFRRIVRHYLTRDSVMMELGCGRASLSLSLAPEIKRLVGVDISESAVRQAAAFAEKRGLTNTSFIIDDCTKLATEERFDFVWSQGLLEHFEDPITVAREHYRVLKPGGTALLSVPYKYSYHNVWYTLARPKMLRWVWPWTEQRFFDAKELLVVGKEVTPTARTYFLQPLPLGIIFLEMRKPLLER is encoded by the coding sequence ATGCAAAAGACCACCGAGCAGGCGGGGGAATGGCAGGAGATCTGGGAGCGGAGTAATTGGGTGGACACCGTCATTGATTGGGGTCGTACCGTCTATAATTTCTTCTTTCGTCGCATAGTGCGCCATTACCTCACACGCGACTCTGTCATGATGGAGCTCGGTTGTGGGCGCGCCTCTCTCTCGCTCTCGCTTGCGCCGGAGATAAAGCGGCTCGTTGGGGTAGATATCTCTGAATCTGCAGTGCGCCAAGCGGCAGCTTTCGCAGAGAAGCGGGGTCTCACAAACACATCTTTCATAATCGATGATTGTACGAAGCTCGCGACGGAGGAGCGTTTCGACTTCGTGTGGAGCCAGGGACTCCTGGAACACTTCGAGGATCCAATCACTGTTGCTCGCGAGCACTACCGTGTTCTGAAGCCAGGAGGAACAGCCCTCCTCTCTGTGCCGTATAAATATTCTTACCATAATGTCTGGTACACTCTGGCTCGTCCCAAGATGCTACGTTGGGTGTGGCCGTGGACGGAACAGAGATTTTTTGACGCCAAGGAGCTCCTCGTTGTGGGTAAAGAAGTGACGCCTACTGCGCGTACCTATTTCCTCCAGCCTCTTCCCCTCGGCATCATCTTTCTAGAGATGAGGAAACCGCTTTTGGAGAGATAA
- the gmd gene encoding GDP-mannose 4,6-dehydratase, with translation MPAKSPEKSKKKRAFITGLTGQDGSYLAEYLIDLGYEVWGLMRRTSLEPMMRIEKLIRPERRIHIVYGNLRDGASLRAALEESKPDEIYNLAAQSDVGISFKCPDETMDINYHGLGRLIHEAVKVNPRVKIYQASTSEMFGRTNPPQNENSVFAPVSPYGDAKLLAHEDFVKGYREKRGLFICSGILFNHESPRRGEHFVTRKISISLAKVKLGIQESLALGNMDAKRDWGYAGDYVKAMHKMLQQKTPDDYVISTGESHTVREFVEEAAKVLDMPITWSGKGFNEVGKTKNGKVVVKIAKEYYRPTEVDYLLGDSSKAAEKLGWKPEVSFKQLVSMMVKADYERLKKMKDAGLL, from the coding sequence ATGCCTGCTAAATCCCCTGAAAAATCTAAGAAAAAGAGGGCTTTCATCACCGGTCTAACTGGCCAAGATGGCTCCTATCTCGCGGAATACCTCATAGATCTCGGCTACGAAGTCTGGGGACTCATGCGCCGTACCAGTCTTGAGCCGATGATGCGGATTGAGAAGCTAATACGTCCCGAACGTCGTATCCATATCGTGTATGGCAACCTCCGTGACGGAGCATCTTTGCGCGCCGCATTAGAAGAGAGCAAGCCTGACGAGATCTACAATCTTGCCGCCCAGTCTGATGTCGGTATTTCTTTCAAGTGTCCGGATGAGACCATGGATATCAACTACCATGGCTTGGGCCGGCTCATTCACGAGGCGGTAAAGGTAAATCCCAGGGTGAAGATATACCAGGCTTCAACGAGCGAGATGTTCGGTCGCACCAATCCTCCTCAGAATGAGAATTCTGTCTTTGCTCCAGTCAGTCCGTATGGCGACGCAAAATTACTGGCGCACGAGGATTTCGTAAAAGGCTATCGAGAGAAGCGTGGGCTCTTCATTTGCTCTGGAATACTCTTTAATCACGAATCTCCGCGGCGTGGTGAACATTTCGTGACCCGTAAAATCTCCATCTCTCTTGCGAAGGTGAAGCTGGGTATCCAGGAGTCCCTTGCTCTCGGCAATATGGATGCGAAGCGGGATTGGGGCTACGCCGGAGACTATGTGAAGGCTATGCACAAGATGCTTCAGCAGAAAACGCCAGATGATTACGTCATTTCGACTGGCGAGAGTCATACGGTACGGGAGTTTGTAGAGGAGGCTGCAAAGGTCCTTGATATGCCTATCACCTGGAGCGGCAAGGGTTTTAATGAAGTGGGCAAGACCAAGAACGGGAAAGTAGTAGTAAAGATCGCTAAAGAATACTACCGTCCTACCGAGGTGGATTATCTCTTGGGAGACAGCAGCAAGGCAGCCGAGAAGCTTGGTTGGAAGCCTGAGGTGAGTTTTAAGCAGCTCGTGAGTATGATGGTCAAGGCTGATTATGAACGTCTCAAGAAGATGAAAGACGCGGGGCTGTTATAA